A window of Cellulosimicrobium protaetiae genomic DNA:
CCCGCAGCTTCTCGCGTCCCACCGAGTACGGCGCGTTGGCGGGGTACTCGCGGCCGACGTAGGCCAGGTTGACGCTCACTGCGGGGCGCGGGCGCGGAGCCGGAGGCTCAGCGGGTCTCGCGGTGCGCGGTGTGCTTGCCGCAGCGCGGGCAGAACTTCGCGAGCTCCAGGCGGTCCGGGTCGTTGCGACGGTTCTTCTTCGTGATGTAGTTGCGCTCCTTGCAGTCCACGCAGGCCAGCGTGATCTTGGGGCGAACGTCAGCGCTCTTGCTTGCCACGGTTGTGAGCCACCTCTCGCGCCTCCGGAGGGCGCATGTGCTGTGCAGGTCGCACGACGCCGGCCGCCGTGCGAGTTGTCGAAAGTGGTAGCGGAGGCGGGGATCGAACCCGCGACCTCACGATTATGAGTCGTGCGCTCTAACCATCTGAGCTACCCCGCCGCGTGACTGAACGCGAGGCCGTCTCGCCAGTATTCCAGCAAGACGACCCCGCGTCACCACAGAGCCCCGAAAGGGAATCGAACCCTTGACCTTCTCCTTACCATGGAGACGCTCTGCCGACTGAGCTATCGGGGCAGCGCGGAAAACTTTACACGGAACACGGCGCCGAACGAAATCGGCGCCGTTCCGCCGTTCCTGGGCCTTCCATCACCGCTCCGCGCCGGCGTCGCGCACCCGTCCGACGACGTCGGGGGTTGCGCGCGACGCGGAGAGGC
This region includes:
- the rpmG gene encoding 50S ribosomal protein L33; its protein translation is MASKSADVRPKITLACVDCKERNYITKKNRRNDPDRLELAKFCPRCGKHTAHRETR